The window atttaaattacataataaaaatgcagtttgcaaATCATTAATATTTGAGAAGacaacagaaaatacattttcatatgaattgtttatatttttatgctcTAATTGTCCTCTGAGAATTATTAGACCGACTTTGAATGGAATTAAATTTATTCTTTTAAGCCCCGCAACtcataaatttgatttttagttttaagaaataaaataataataattttaataataaaattacaatatttgtTATTTGAAGTCCAAAATGAACCGTTTCTTTCaacatgaaactttatttagtaGAATTAATGCACAATCGCATACATACAGTAGATGGCAGCTCTGTTGATGCTCAACAGCCTGAATAtaaggaaacaaagaaaatagaaaacagctgcacttgaatttttttttttaaaggtaatcaAAGAACACGTCACACATCTAAACGTACATCTGCAGATCCTGCAATGACAGTAAAGAGCTACAGTAGATGGCTACAAAATGTTATAAGTTCATAAATATAGTTTGAATACATTTGCATTAGAGCTAAATTTATAtcctttattttaaacttaCAGAGTACGTAGTATGAAAAATATCTTTCTAACCCCAAGTGCACAGCAGTTTGGTCTTTGATTTCAGATTATAACAAGCTGACAGGAGCTCTGCTGAGctgaaaacagacaaataaaacatgaacacatCAAACTGAACACaggtaatgttaaaaaacatgtataaattaTTACATTCAAACCAGTCTGAatataaaaatgccaaaaaataagACCTAAAAAATATGGTATTACAAAAACAaggactttctttttcttctttgtcttgtttttttcataatgctACTGAGACTGATTGTAAAAatggtgaaacaaaaaaaaaaaaatcaagcaaatcATTAAAACTAAACTAATTTTTAACAACACGTACTGGTCTGAGACCTGCTCACACCATCACTCAACACTGCAGAGGTTCTGTTCTCTTCACATCAGCTTGTGGTGCTCAGTTGGGGTGAAACGGTTGATACAGAGATATGTAGTTAGTTTGAATAACGACTTTGTTAGCAttgaaagaaaagtttaaaactcaCCAGAACAATCCATACTATTTACAAGCCAACACTTCAGCAGacgctgagaaaaaaaaaaaaaaatcaaatttgccCCATTATAAACCCTGTCTAAAACCCTTCTCTTGTCAGGTGGGGACAATGTCATAGGGAATTAAGGCTTAGGATGTTCATAAAGTGCTCTACAAGACACACCTATCCATTTGTTGTTGTACAGTCATGTGAAGCTGCCACACAGCTACATTCCTAAGGTTTTCTCGCACCGGAACTCTTCAATCTGCACGGAGAACGCTACATCGATCCCTCGGCACTCCGCTGAACGTGGAACTAAAATAACAGTATGACATCATTCCAAATACCCTAATTGAGTGACATCGTGAAGCCCAATGCTAGCACTTAACAGTTAAAGTTCGGTCTCGACATGAAAACGCTGAGGCACTCCTGTCCGAACATCTCTGCGCTACAGTCAGCGGCCTGCTGGATTTTATGGTGAGGAAAACGAGACGTTGAGATGAGCACTGAGTTTAGAGCAAACACATTCAATGATGGAATACCACACGCTTATGAGCAATATATTACCTCTTTGATATAACTGTTTCTCATATTTCAGTCtatacaaaatatttatttagacttCTTGTATATATTCAGTAGAAAAGTATATCTTAGTAGATATTTCAGCATTATTAGGAGGGATCTTGCTCTTTGTTGGAATATAGGTATCTATATACGAAGCATAACCACACTGGTAATAGATGCTGTCGCTCAGTCAGCATCCACATGAAAACACTGGATTTAAAGATTCATCTGCATCACAGGAAACAGTCTGCCGGGTGATCTGGTTTCCTTCTGCTGAGGTCTGTTTGCAGTTGAGGTCACATCGTATCAGCTCGAGTGTTTGTGCCAGGATGCAGGTCTACATGAGGCCACGGTGTTTTTGCTCGAAACACTGTTAAAAAGgggttggattttttttcgtCTGGATTCTGCTGCTTCAGACCAGCGTGCCAGGGTCTGCGCTCGGCTCCTTTGGGGTCGCAGCTTGCATTTGTGGATCTGGAGTCTCCTGATAGAGAGAAAACTCCACTGACCTGTTGAGGAGACACATATTAGTTTAGCAATGTAGGCTTTACAAGAAACACTTTGCTTAGAGAGATGcagtatttaaaagaaacatacaaTTTTACAGCATTTATGTGTTAGCTCATCAAAATTAGTAGACATATACTAAagccaaaaaatatgttattttaaagagtatgactgcAAAGGTTTTTGGACAGACTTAAAAACCCTTCACCACAAAAAACTATTCTCTATTTTTCTtaccatacttttttttaaacggcggatatgacgtcactaaTTTCACAAAGAGAACATCTAAtcaattagacattttaaaatgtcgAATTATGAATcaattgtgttctgatgataaaaatgtcgatggcttattaaaaaattacatttaaacacattttttcacaaaaattgttctaACTCAACtcaagacttctgggaaatttcaagggCACTGGATTtaggaattgtagattcagacagcacagcaaaatggtgaatgcactTTATAGTGGCAATAGTGAGTGGTGACGGAATTCAGACTTGAAGTCACAAgaagaaaagctaaaataaatccaggaaatgttttactttgaacTTCTTTGAATCCTAGCAGAGCCCTCCTGTGGCAAAACTCTGATGTGAAACCTTCAGTTGAcatcaaaaaacatttctgcattttacTCATCAACATTATCCAATGATATTTATGGGAAATCCCAGACTAGCCTTCAATCTTCCTAataagattttattaaaaaaaataaaaaagtgttttaaacatgatcTAGTGGTACTTTTCTGAAGATGGAAgacatgtataaataaaattcagctcaaaatacatttctgagtatttatttaatcaaattgttgtgaatcgggagctgacaaaaaaaaaatgcagtgtaAAAAAAGAgcgtgtttgtgaaaaaaaacactcttacTGTTAGATTACTAATCAGCTCAATCTGGACCAATGTCTATCTTTGGTTCCCTTTGAAACCAGGCATCATGTTTGGACTTGTTCACTGGCTGCAGATAACATAGTGCAATCATTTGAGGGTGTATGAAGTAAGATTGGAAAGCAGTTTGGGGGTTAGAGGAGTTAGGGTGAGTGGGGTTGCTCCTTTTTTGCACcttttaatgctgttttattcTCTTATTTGTTGGCATTTTGCTACAATTTTAGCCTCTAATATTATTGTGTTTAATTCTCACTCTCATGGTCCCAGGAAATGCTATTTCACTTAGTCTGCAATACACAGTATGAAGGCAAGAGACAATAAAGCTTCTATTTAATTCTATAGAAAATATGCtaggcgggccacaagcttaTTGCTCTGCTCctcaatggggaggggaagagcGGCGGGGTTGCCAATAGtcctgctcacaactcagaggcaaatttctatttctattgaACTCCTCACGCTCTGGAGAAATAATCTCCTAGAAAGGTTTTTGGAGtaaggctaaaaacagcataatcatgataaaaacacacacaggggacacttaaaatagatcaaaagaagatgGGTGTGGGTTATAAAGGAAAAATGACTGGAACTCCCAGAGGCAAGAAGAGAAGAAGGTTCTCTGTAGAGCATATCCAGGACAATGCTGTGATGGCAGTTTTCaaagataaatttaaaaaaagaaataaacaataatttattgaattaaaatcaaaacaaaaaaatgtttttttttttattttaattggaaaaataaaggaatGAATGATTCATTGAATCTGAACATGCCTTTATCCGTTTAATCCATTGTCTAtttcatcaataaaataaaaaaatgaacaaaaaatgatctatgatccatttttcatgttggttTATAAactggttattaaaaaaaaataatttttgttttttcattgttgattttaatttgaaaaacgaaTGACCAAATGATACACAGATTCAAATCTGATCACTTTTGATGTCTTTTTAACAAACTCTCAAAgctaatgtgttttttcatttctattggTGAACATGAATAGTATTTGTGTGCAGAACAGCACATGTGGGATTCTGAGACTTTCTTCACGCTGTGCGCTCTGCTCAGAAAGCCGTCAGAGCTCCAAATAAAACTTAAGAAGTAAAATACATTGACAATTTGCCACTGGTGCATTTTTAAACTATCGGGGGCTGCAGGCATTTCTAACAACTGCTCGCTAAAGCGGTTAAAGAACATGAAGGAAGTGTTCAATCTTCTGTGCCTGCTTTAGTTTTCTGTAATTTACCACCAAGAAAATGGTAATGCTGAGACATGTGAATATCATTTTCATGAGGAATCCAGTATTATTTACATACATAATGCGGAATCCTCtaaatttttgatgcttttaggCAAAAGAgcaaaaccaggaaaaaatgACTGCAAAAATTCAAAGCCTTTGATGTAATAATGCAGTAACGGAGTTGCTCTTTGAGACCTTCTTCTCATGCAAGTCATATAATGATGTGAAACACTCACCGTCCATGCAGTGGATGACCGTGGAAGCTGGCTGACTGGGGTATCTGCGCCTTTTGGAGGTTAGCCGGTTCGCCTTGAAGGGAATGCGCCTGGTGCACAAGAGGGTGAGGGTGTGAGAGGCGGGAGACGCCTGCTTCGTGCCCCTTGGAGGTGGCAGAGGGGTAGCCGAGAGCATTCCTAAGGTACCAGTCCCTGAGTCCTTCCAGAGCCAGAGCTTTATGCAGACTTCTTGTTGAATCTTCTGGAGTTTGAAGAGAAAACTGTGGATTCCTACGACTAAAAGACGGCCCAGACAGCTCGGTCTGGTAAGGGTGAGGGTTCGGGACGGAGGACATAGAGGCCCCGGTGGCAGGGAGGGGGGGCTCATAAGCTGAGAGCAGGATGCCATCCTGGCCGTGTTGTTGCAAAGGGATAAAAGGTCCGCAAGATTTGGTTCTAGTGACTTTGACCCTGCGTAGCTCCGCCTCTGACCCCCTGAGGACCATTGGGCTGTACGGAGGCACAGCACTGGGGAGATGCACCTGGGAATGGGAAAATCCGTTAGCGTGAGAAGGCACCGCTGCAGTGGAGGAGCGAGGGGAGGACATGTCCTGCCAGATTCTGCCCGTGGATTGGTACAGGTGATGCTGCATCCTCTGCTGTTTGCCCCATATGTAATCCATAAGAAGCTCATTGTAGCCTCCGCTGGCCCCTCTGCCGCCCACCGACAGCCGCATTGTAACCTTATCTGCCGAGCTGTCGGCGTGTCTCTCCGGGCTACCCAGGTGAATGTGGCGAAGTTTTCCGTCCGTCAGGGTCTCCGAGCTCTTGTAGGGTCCGCCCCTGTGCGGCATGCCGTTCCTGGGCGGAGGGTCGTCTGGGAGGCTGGATCTGTCCAGCAGAGCCTCAGAGCTGTTGCTGCGCCTTGCTCGGGAGCTGTACGGGCAGCTGCGGCGATCGGACGGCGAGCCTTCCTGAGCCAGTGGAATCATGTATGGCACATCCAGGCTGCCGGACCACTGCTTTAAGCCATTACCGCCTGATGCATCTGACCTGAGGAAGAAAGGAGCAGAAATGTTTAGCAGGATCCAGAATAGAGAATGAAATGAACCTAAACAATTCTTTATGAGGTTccattccaatcatcttatgagttattttaaaagcgttcccagtgttcttttaattatgagtattttcagccaaaattcaaaactttatcATTTTCTAGAATATACAGAGGAgtagaagttcattagaaattgagctcagagttgtgggtgggactatgGGTGCAAAGTAAGCAAGTTccttacttcccatcatccctttatttagtCTCTCTCGCCTGCTAGCTTCAGCCCCTAACAACCCTAACAtagcattaccggtgcaacaaaaatgttgagcaatattgaagcaattttgagccagatgcagGTCTGACGAGAAAAAACGAAGATGTACACAGAGCTAGTAGATCAGAATGGAGCGTAGCAGTGAACTCTTAGCTTGTCGATGTAGGATTTGTCTCACCTACAAGCTCTTTCCAATGTGTTTGCTCTTGATCTgtcacaattttaataaagacgGACTCAGAAATGCCATATAAAGCtcaactttctttaaatatgtctgttctatcttgagaaaaatgctacaaaaacatgttaaaaacacaaacaacacaattttcatcagagtgggcctttaaaaacaaagatttcttttaaaaaacttccagttttctgtttttcctgttttttggcATGTTATAATTTCACAATAATTAAATAAGTAATAATTTAATgggaaacattttctaaattcatCCCGTTTTAAAATACCTGCCTGAGCTTTTGGTTGTCCTCTGGTAAATCCTGACTGAGCTGTGGTCGAtcatgaaatattaatttatatttgcCAAATTCAGACTTGATCGTTGTCAGGAAGTAGGAAGTCATTTAGGATAAAAGCTTTCCGACAAAGTAAGTTAAAGTAtctaaaataagaaatactTGAAGCTGCCATTTGAAGAAATTCGCGAATACATTAGAGAAAAAGTCACTAATATGcatccatgtaaaaaaaaaaaaagttatgaaaccTTTTCTAACACTTCGGAACTCCAGAGAATAGCAGTAACAGGTATTATTCACCAAAGTAAAAGTCGTAACAGAACCACAGGAACATGTAAATAACTACAGGTCTAACTTAGTTAAGGTTCATGATCCACCAATGAGGATGAGGCTGAACAAAACCAGGAGAGCTCAGACAAAAAGAGCCTGCCGGAGGAAACAGAGGATGGGATGAGGATTAAATCTGAGCAATAAATCCTTAATCTCTTATTGTTTCACTGCAGTTATGTTATTGTGTACAAATATAAACAGACAGTTCACACAACTGTACTTGAGAGGATTTTGCTTTTGAACAAGCAAAGCTAAATTAGTATACTTAATAATGACGTGACACACAGAGCTCTAATGAACGTCTGTACATTATGCTTCTAGTCAAAATGTGATTGATAATCTATTTAAAACCACATGCTAAATAAATCCCAGGGAGGCACAGCTGTTCTGGATCACAGATTACCTGACGTGAACACTGACGGGAGCCGTTCGGGCCAGCAGAGGCGTGGCTGGAACGCTTCTGCCTTCGACGTTTGAAGCACTTCTCGGTAACGAGTGAGTCGGGCTGTAGAAAGCAGCACAGGACATTTTCAATAACATTTGATCAGCTCAAATGTGTTGCAGTCGCCATAACTAGAGTACCTGACAGAGCTGGTCACAGAGTTGCGGCGAGTCCTCATCTCGTAGTAGATCTCAACTGGAGACAGCTTCCTGCTGATTCGGTGGTCGGGGCTGCCCGCAGTGAGCCGTGGTTGAGACAGGGAGCGCTGGTCAGCAGCCACGCTGGGCGATGATTCTTTAGAgaggagaaacacaaacatgaccTTTACTTGAGCCTGTTGACTGAAACCTGTGACATTTAAATAGATAATGCCCATTTGTAATGACAGAACTAACTTTAATTGGGCTGATTGTGACTGTAGCTAGAATGATGTGTAAATGATCCTCTGTTCAAGAAGGTACATTTTACTTTCCATCTAAATGGGAGCCCAGGAGCTCCATAGCTCACTTGAAGTTGTCATTTTCTGCATGACTTTCTTTTATTAAGCATTTATCCATTTATGTGCAGCCCCCTAAAGGGAGTATTGCACCATTTCAATCAGGCTGAGGCCAGACTTTGACCAGATCATTATCAAGATTTGATTCTATTcttttttagtcaaataatcATTGCTCTGTCGCATGACCCAGTTTGGGCTAAGCTGTCAGACAGCCTCACATTTTCTCAAGACTATTATGACACACAGGAGGGTTTAAGATCAACTGATAGATGATGAGTACAGTTTCCTACACCCTCAAAAGGCGCTCAGGAACTGGGAGGGAAACTCTGACAGGAAGAAGTCGGGAAGATTCAGAGTCACGACTGAATTAGAGGGCAAGTTTCTGAGAGTGAACAGCTGCATCATGGGTGCTTTACTTCAAGAACACTGtaattgtgatctttaaaagcAGGTCAGTGAAGAGGACCTCGAGCTGTGGGGTTGACAGGACAAGTTTCAGCAAGAAACTCATCGTTACGATGTCAGAATGAAACAAAGAGGTTTGTCTGCACCAGGAAATGAAAGACTGTTGAAGACTGgatcaattaatcaaaatatgaaatcttaaaattatCGCAAAGAACGTTtgaaaaaactgtcaaaaaagtgGGTGAAATCAACCAGACATAGAGGTGgaagtgtgatggtgtgggGCTGTTTTGCTGGATCCAATAGAGCGAGACTCACTCTGAACAAACACGGCTATCAAACcattctgcagcagctgcttctggTCAGTGCGTAGTTGAGTCAGActtatcttaaaaatattaagacACAAAACATCCGCTCTGCCAAAATGACCCCTGTTAAGCTGGTTTCAGATGAAGTAGGCAAAAAGTTGCAAGCAAAGAAATTCCAAACACATTTATGTGAACGTCTACAGAAGACTTGAAATTTCTTTAGAATACTTCACTTCTGCTGTGAATGTTTTCAGCTGGTAAACTTGTAGAAGGTGGTTACTAATGAGTCTAATGTTAGGAGCTCATTTTGGTCTATAAACTCATTCcaggatttcttttttgtaactCTATATTCTCGTTTGTATTAATCTTTCAAGCCAAAGTATAACAAGACATCAcactaaattattttcaatataaacCTGGAGATTtcgtttaaactttaaacaagtagtgtatgagaaaaaaaaaaaacatttcctcaaTAACTTTAAAACCTCCTTATTGACAGACACTAAACAAAAGATGAGACAGGAGAACATTTAAAGAGAAGAACAAATAGTTTTCTCTGGAACCCATTTGTGTTATAGCTggtatttgatattttaatttgcaGCCTTCGTATTTCCAGTTCACCTGTTGGTCACTGTGGGTTGGTTTTTACCTGCATATTAGCTGCaactgatgctaaaatagaattCCTTCTGTTTC is drawn from Oryzias melastigma strain HK-1 linkage group LG5, ASM292280v2, whole genome shotgun sequence and contains these coding sequences:
- the ccdc120 gene encoding coiled-coil domain-containing protein 120 isoform X2 produces the protein MLADVQGCQDGKLSADRIAALQERKRALEALLSSRVGELKQVCLQEAELTGKLPHAFPLEAGETPPVVQRRAGLVPSTKVEDDSAQRRQMKAIFSGALYSRHTESDRNGPNSKRTVHRGCHTVVSESTSSMSDSTSHDNESSPSVAADQRSLSQPRLTAGSPDHRISRKLSPVEIYYEMRTRRNSVTSSVSPTHSLPRSASNVEGRSVPATPLLARTAPVSVHVRSDASGGNGLKQWSGSLDVPYMIPLAQEGSPSDRRSCPYSSRARRSNSSEALLDRSSLPDDPPPRNGMPHRGGPYKSSETLTDGKLRHIHLGSPERHADSSADKVTMRLSVGGRGASGGYNELLMDYIWGKQQRMQHHLYQSTGRIWQDMSSPRSSTAAVPSHANGFSHSQVHLPSAVPPYSPMVLRGSEAELRRVKVTRTKSCGPFIPLQQHGQDGILLSAYEPPLPATGASMSSVPNPHPYQTELSGPSFSRRNPQFSLQTPEDSTRSLHKALALEGLRDWYLRNALGYPSATSKGHEAGVSRLSHPHPLVHQAHSLQGEPANLQKAQIPQSASFHGHPLHGRSVEFSLYQETPDPQMQAATPKEPSADPGTLV
- the ccdc120 gene encoding coiled-coil domain-containing protein 120 isoform X1, producing the protein MLADVQGCQDGKLSADRIAALQERKRALEALLSSRVGELKQVCLQEAELTGKLPHAFPLEAGETPPVVQRRAGLVPSTKVEDDSAQRRQMKAIFSGALYSRHTESDRNGPNSKRTVHRGCHTEDTVVSESTSSMSDSTSHDNESSPSVAADQRSLSQPRLTAGSPDHRISRKLSPVEIYYEMRTRRNSVTSSVSPTHSLPRSASNVEGRSVPATPLLARTAPVSVHVRSDASGGNGLKQWSGSLDVPYMIPLAQEGSPSDRRSCPYSSRARRSNSSEALLDRSSLPDDPPPRNGMPHRGGPYKSSETLTDGKLRHIHLGSPERHADSSADKVTMRLSVGGRGASGGYNELLMDYIWGKQQRMQHHLYQSTGRIWQDMSSPRSSTAAVPSHANGFSHSQVHLPSAVPPYSPMVLRGSEAELRRVKVTRTKSCGPFIPLQQHGQDGILLSAYEPPLPATGASMSSVPNPHPYQTELSGPSFSRRNPQFSLQTPEDSTRSLHKALALEGLRDWYLRNALGYPSATSKGHEAGVSRLSHPHPLVHQAHSLQGEPANLQKAQIPQSASFHGHPLHGRSVEFSLYQETPDPQMQAATPKEPSADPGTLV